AGCCGATATTTGGGACAGCGAAGACCTTTTGATGGAACGCTCTCCCATTCGCTATGCGCCGAAAGTATCGACGCCGCTCCTGTTCCTGCACAGCGATCAGGATTATCGCTGTCCGCTGGAACAAGCGGAGCAATTCTATGTTGCTCTGAAACGTTTGGGCAAGACAACGGAAATGGTGATCTTCCACGGTGAAAACCACGAATTATCCCGCAGCGGCAAACCTGCCAACCGCTTAACTCGTTTGGATTTTATGATGGGGTGGTTCAAGCGCTTCCTCAGCGAATAAAAAAACAAGCAGGGATGTCTCACTGGCAGAGATATCCCTGCTTGCTCATAGCAGGAGGTAAAAGGGATGTGGCAAATCAGACCGGCCCAAGCGGCGGATCTACTTGCTTTGGGTCAAATCCATTTCCAGGCGTGGACAGAAACTTACACCGGCCTGATCGATCAGGCTTACCTCGATCGCCGCAGTGAGGCGAAAAGCATCGCTGCCGCAAAGCGTCAGGGAATTGAAAATGTCCTGATTGCCGAATGGCAGGGCAACCCGGTTGGCTTTGTCCGCTACGGCAAGACGCGTGATACAGATTTACCGGAAGGTTACGGTGAGGTCGGCGGGCTCTATCTGCTGCGCTCTGCGCAGAGAAAGGGTTTGGGAAAGGCGCTGATGCAGGCTGCGCTGCAAGCGCTGCAGGAAATGGGTTTTCACTCCGTGATGCTTTGGGTTTTGGACAGCAATCAAACCGCGATTCATTTCTATGAAAAAGCTGGCTTCCGGCCGGATGGCAGCACGAAAGAAGCTGTGATCGGAACTCCCGTGCGGGAAATCCGCTACCGCATCAACCTTGACGGCAAATAGATGATCAAAACCTCTCCCGTTTGCTGTCTGCAGACGCAGACAGCAAACGGGAGAGGTTTTCTAATTGTAGCGGAAGAAAAAACCTTCATTTTACTTGCTCTTTTTTCGATTTTGCTGCCATTTTTGCAGCAGGCGATTGAACCGCAGCAGGATCAGTTCGGCGATGCTCAACCCTCCCGCAATGGAAAAGGTGACGGCTGCCACCGATATGATGCCCAGCAGGGAGGAACTATAATCGCCGTCGATCATGGCGCGCAAAGCGCTGTAAGCGGTTGCCCCCGGGACCAGAACAATAATGCCGGGAATTGTCATCGAAGTGACCGGAACTTGCAGACGGGGCGCCAGCAGATAGGCGACGGCGGCAATCAAAAATGCCGCCAGGAAGGTACCGAAGAAAGAGTCGGCCAGCCAGACCTGGGCAGTCACCCAGGCAAGCGAACCGCTGAAGGCCGCGATGATGGTTGGCCGCCGCGGGACATCAAAGAGATAAGCATAACAAATCACTGCGCTGAAAGAAAAAAGAAAGTCGTAAATCATAGCGGCAACCTCCGCGAGAACAGCGTAAAGACGGTATAGACACCGGCTGCGATGGTAATCAAGGTGATCACAGCCTCAGTCAAACGTGTCGTGCCGGATAAGAGATCGCCGTTCGTCAATTCCCGGACACTGACGGTAAGCGGCACGCCGGGCAGCAGAAAAATCAAAGACGCCAGTAAAACACGGTCCATGTCGCCGCCGGTTAAGCTTGGGTAGAGGAAAGTCAGGACGGTCAGACAAAAACTGGTGCAGTAAGTCGAGATAAAATCCGGCAGCCGCCAGAAAGCAAAGAGATCTGTCAGGTAACTGGCCAAAAAACCATTGATCGTGGCGTAACATAAAGGGAAGGGACCGCGCAGCTGAAATAAAACCGAAAACGAGAGCGTGCCGAAGGCGGAAGCCAGCGCTTTGCGCAAAGGAGAGCGATGGGTCGGAGCGGTGGCCAGCTTTTGCAAGCTTGCTTCGGCTTCGTCAAAAGTGATTTCAGCACTGCAAAAGCGACGGGAGATCGAATTGATTTCGATAATGATGCCAAGACCGGTCCGACGGCTGTGTATGCGGCGGACATAGGTATAGACCTGATTGTGCACG
This DNA window, taken from Negativicutes bacterium, encodes the following:
- a CDS encoding GNAT family N-acetyltransferase, which gives rise to MWQIRPAQAADLLALGQIHFQAWTETYTGLIDQAYLDRRSEAKSIAAAKRQGIENVLIAEWQGNPVGFVRYGKTRDTDLPEGYGEVGGLYLLRSAQRKGLGKALMQAALQALQEMGFHSVMLWVLDSNQTAIHFYEKAGFRPDGSTKEAVIGTPVREIRYRINLDGK
- a CDS encoding threonine/serine exporter family protein, which encodes MIYDFLFSFSAVICYAYLFDVPRRPTIIAAFSGSLAWVTAQVWLADSFFGTFLAAFLIAAVAYLLAPRLQVPVTSMTIPGIIVLVPGATAYSALRAMIDGDYSSSLLGIISVAAVTFSIAGGLSIAELILLRFNRLLQKWQQNRKKSK
- a CDS encoding threonine/serine exporter family protein, producing MDQWSSRFQLPMLAGELLLVNGAEIFRVEQTMERMAYALGAERADTLAVLSGIQASFTVHNQVYTYVRRIHSRRTGLGIIIEINSISRRFCSAEITFDEAEASLQKLATAPTHRSPLRKALASAFGTLSFSVLFQLRGPFPLCYATINGFLASYLTDLFAFWRLPDFISTYCTSFCLTVLTFLYPSLTGGDMDRVLLASLIFLLPGVPLTVSVRELTNGDLLSGTTRLTEAVITLITIAAGVYTVFTLFSRRLPL